Proteins encoded together in one Anaerotignum propionicum DSM 1682 window:
- a CDS encoding sigma-70 family RNA polymerase sigma factor yields the protein MGQELFNANMDLAYFILRRYFPWYGNDEDAKQICLIGLWKASEKFNPDKGFEFSTFAARVIMNQMRMFLRDQRKRNKIKYVDNIAYFEGEQFDVLETIPDKYEGEVSLGFCFKELSEKLNERETQVLQLKIKGYNQTEIGNRLNLSQVTVSRCLKRIVSKL from the coding sequence ATGGGACAAGAATTATTTAATGCCAATATGGATCTTGCTTATTTTATCTTGAGAAGGTATTTTCCGTGGTATGGCAATGATGAAGATGCAAAGCAAATTTGCTTGATCGGGCTTTGGAAAGCAAGTGAAAAATTCAATCCGGATAAAGGATTTGAGTTTTCAACTTTTGCTGCAAGGGTAATCATGAATCAAATGCGCATGTTTCTTAGGGACCAAAGGAAGAGAAATAAAATCAAGTATGTTGATAATATTGCGTATTTTGAGGGTGAACAGTTCGACGTTTTAGAAACAATCCCGGATAAGTATGAGGGGGAGGTTTCTTTGGGGTTTTGCTTTAAAGAGCTGTCGGAAAAGTTAAATGAGAGGGAAACACAAGTTTTGCAATTGAAGATCAAAGGGTATAACCAGACGGAAATTGGGAATAGGTTGAATTTATCACAGGTAACGGTATCTAGATGTTTGAAGCGCATTGTAAGTAAGTTGTAG
- a CDS encoding cold-shock protein — protein MNNGTVKWFNADKGFGFITPANGGEDVFVHFSSIQTNGFKSLNEGQAVTFDTEADPRDSRKTRAVNVCAN, from the coding sequence ATGAATAACGGTACAGTAAAATGGTTTAATGCAGATAAGGGTTTTGGTTTTATCACACCCGCTAACGGCGGAGAAGATGTATTTGTACATTTCTCTTCCATCCAGACAAATGGTTTCAAATCTTTAAATGAAGGCCAGGCAGTAACTTTCGATACAGAAGCAGATCCCAGAGATAGCCGTAAAACACGTGCTGTCAATGTTTGTGCTAACTAA
- a CDS encoding copper amine oxidase N-terminal domain-containing protein — protein MKYQRLKNMILGAMVATLIVGTAPTAFAKESKMNIPVSFNNIKVVIDGKELKTDKEPFTYEGTTYLPVRAVAEAVGKDVKWDSKTQTVILGEASQIANKSETKTVSRTIGNLSFAVPETWKEEKADESFTYYLNDGVILMESWRDSEYDELENGEIDGFLTGFLKSDKAIDSNSNKYNKKNFTIGDIKGKKVDINVEKQYNGVNVKVKSGYFIESGANIVFVMYCSTKDSSESDKQLENMIASFKQK, from the coding sequence ATGAAATATCAAAGATTGAAAAACATGATTTTGGGAGCTATGGTTGCAACATTAATAGTTGGAACTGCACCCACTGCTTTCGCAAAGGAGAGCAAAATGAACATTCCAGTCAGTTTCAATAACATTAAAGTTGTTATTGATGGTAAGGAGCTAAAAACTGACAAAGAGCCTTTCACATATGAGGGGACAACTTATTTGCCTGTTAGAGCGGTAGCTGAGGCTGTTGGCAAGGATGTAAAATGGGATAGTAAAACGCAGACGGTAATTTTAGGTGAGGCAAGCCAAATTGCAAATAAATCAGAGACGAAAACAGTAAGTAGAACTATTGGTAACCTATCTTTTGCAGTTCCAGAAACATGGAAAGAAGAGAAAGCTGATGAGTCATTTACCTATTATCTTAATGATGGAGTTATCTTAATGGAAAGTTGGCGTGATTCAGAGTATGACGAACTTGAGAATGGAGAAATTGATGGTTTTTTAACTGGATTTCTAAAATCTGATAAAGCTATTGATAGTAATAGTAATAAGTATAATAAAAAGAATTTTACAATTGGTGATATTAAGGGCAAAAAAGTTGATATAAATGTTGAAAAACAATACAACGGAGTTAATGTGAAAGTAAAATCTGGTTATTTTATTGAGTCTGGAGCAAACATTGTTTTTGTAATGTATTGCAGTACAAAAGATAGTAGTGAATCAGATAAACAATTAGAAAATATGATAGCATCGTTCAAGCAAAAATAG
- a CDS encoding terminase small subunit has product MVLLTEKQKRFADEYLIDLNATRAYKVAYPNVKKDDVAAQAGSRLLRNVKVSAYIEKRIKEREKRTEITQDMVLRELASIGFANGSDFAKVIEKIAKDEFGNTIIDPETGNPLKYKTVDLTLTDELPEEKKRALAGIKHGKYGVVVETCDKVKALELLGKHLGMFEKSDNYQEALEKLDVILEGINHAAK; this is encoded by the coding sequence GTGGTATTATTGACCGAAAAACAGAAACGATTTGCAGATGAATATTTGATCGACCTTAATGCCACCAGAGCGTACAAAGTGGCTTATCCCAATGTGAAAAAGGATGATGTAGCAGCTCAGGCAGGTAGTAGATTGTTGAGAAATGTCAAGGTATCGGCGTATATCGAAAAACGCATAAAGGAACGGGAAAAACGTACTGAAATTACGCAGGATATGGTCCTTCGTGAGTTAGCTTCTATTGGATTTGCTAACGGTTCCGACTTTGCTAAGGTTATTGAAAAGATAGCAAAAGATGAATTTGGTAACACCATCATTGATCCAGAAACGGGCAACCCTTTGAAATACAAAACGGTGGATTTAACCCTTACTGATGAGCTGCCAGAGGAAAAGAAGAGGGCACTTGCCGGTATAAAACACGGTAAGTATGGAGTGGTTGTGGAGACTTGTGACAAAGTAAAAGCTCTTGAGCTCCTTGGAAAGCATTTAGGAATGTTTGAAAAGAGTGATAATTACCAAGAAGCTCTTGAAAAGTTAGATGTTATTCTGGAGGGAATTAATCATGCAGCTAAGTGA
- a CDS encoding PBSX family phage terminase large subunit has product MQLSDKQKEFWNNAESRWNVKSGATRSGKTYMDYYVIPKRIRAVVGKDGLVVILGNTKGTLQRNIIEPLQNIWGMQLVSDIRSDNTAMLFGEKCYCLGADKINQVNRIRGSSIKYCYGDEVVTWHPDVFNMLKSRLDKSYSKFDGTCNPEGPNHWFHKFLQSDADLYLQQYTIDDNPFNSKEFVENLKKEYKGTIFYDRYILGLWVAAEGAIYRLFADDTERFILKEKPKVAFATIGVDFGGNGSAHAFSCTGFTQSMKEVVTLEEYYRKEIISPTQLEQDFVDFVEMCKSKYKVAEAYCDSAETTLIQGLRNACAKKGIAISIKSAMKKEVNDRVRFYCRLMSSDRYKISKNCIYTIEAFRTALWDSKYITKDKRLDDGTTNIDSLDAQEYSTEPYMKAIMSI; this is encoded by the coding sequence ATGCAGCTAAGTGATAAACAAAAGGAATTTTGGAACAATGCTGAATCCCGCTGGAATGTAAAATCAGGGGCTACACGAAGCGGCAAGACGTACATGGATTATTATGTGATACCGAAACGCATTCGGGCTGTGGTAGGCAAGGACGGGCTTGTGGTTATCCTGGGCAACACAAAGGGTACGTTACAGCGCAATATCATTGAACCCCTTCAGAACATTTGGGGAATGCAGCTTGTCTCTGATATTCGTTCTGACAATACGGCGATGCTATTTGGGGAAAAGTGTTACTGTCTAGGCGCTGATAAAATAAATCAAGTAAACCGCATACGAGGATCCAGCATAAAGTATTGCTACGGTGACGAGGTAGTGACCTGGCATCCGGATGTTTTCAATATGCTTAAGTCTCGTTTGGATAAAAGTTATAGCAAGTTTGATGGTACGTGCAACCCTGAGGGACCCAATCATTGGTTTCACAAGTTCCTGCAAAGTGATGCGGATTTATATTTGCAACAGTACACGATTGATGATAACCCTTTCAATTCAAAAGAGTTTGTGGAAAACCTGAAAAAGGAGTACAAGGGTACCATTTTTTACGACAGATACATACTTGGGCTATGGGTTGCGGCAGAGGGTGCAATTTATCGCTTATTTGCCGATGATACGGAAAGGTTCATCCTAAAAGAAAAGCCTAAGGTAGCATTTGCAACAATCGGCGTTGACTTTGGTGGGAATGGATCTGCCCATGCTTTTAGTTGCACCGGCTTTACACAGTCCATGAAAGAAGTTGTGACATTAGAAGAATACTACAGAAAAGAAATTATCAGTCCTACTCAGCTTGAGCAGGACTTTGTTGATTTTGTGGAAATGTGCAAATCAAAGTACAAGGTTGCAGAAGCTTACTGCGACAGTGCCGAAACAACGCTGATCCAAGGGCTTAGAAATGCTTGTGCCAAGAAAGGAATAGCAATCTCAATAAAGTCGGCAATGAAAAAAGAAGTAAATGACAGAGTTAGATTTTATTGCAGGCTGATGTCCTCGGATCGTTACAAAATATCTAAAAACTGCATCTACACCATAGAGGCTTTTCGGACTGCTTTGTGGGATAGTAAATATATAACAAAGGACAAAAGGCTGGACGATGGCACAACAAATATTGACAGCCTTGACGCCCAGGAGTACAGCACAGAGCCATATATGAAAGCAATTATGAGTATATAA
- a CDS encoding phage portal protein: MQAILQYLSREGYDSVDNSYYAKIALWLSWYKGKVVQFHNYRQYNGMKKINRTRKTLGMAKKVCEDWANLELNEKVSIVIDNQSINNAVHDVLEANNFRIKGNQLLEIAYALGTGAFVEYLDGEKICIDYIRASMIYPLQWDNGEILSCAFASERVNGKKKLVYLNIHERQENGFYIIKNRMFERNGNNLTAVELPEGLVEEYNTGSSVPWFQVITPNIVNNVDLDCPMGVSVYANAIDQLEGVDLVYDSYLNEFRLGKKRIIVPNTMARMMIEDSGTVGPLFDDNDTEFYSLGIEGEENQKIQEINMEIRADAHEKAISRALSLLSDKCGLGEDRYKFENSGLKTATEVVSEKSELYQNLRKHELILEGALIHLVKAIATMLGYRNEIQVTINFDDSIIEDTAAEKQQFLQEIRDGIRQRWEYRVRFFGETEEEAKVNVTDSQSNNMLMGFGDE, from the coding sequence GTGCAAGCAATTTTACAGTATTTAAGTAGAGAAGGATATGACTCTGTTGACAACAGCTATTATGCAAAGATTGCTTTATGGCTTAGCTGGTACAAAGGCAAGGTTGTACAGTTTCACAACTACAGGCAGTACAACGGCATGAAGAAAATAAACAGAACCAGAAAAACCTTGGGTATGGCCAAAAAGGTATGCGAGGACTGGGCGAACCTTGAGCTAAACGAAAAAGTCAGTATTGTAATCGATAATCAGAGTATCAACAATGCCGTTCACGATGTACTGGAAGCCAATAACTTTCGTATAAAAGGAAATCAGCTACTTGAAATAGCCTATGCCCTAGGTACAGGGGCATTTGTGGAATACCTGGATGGTGAAAAGATTTGCATTGACTATATTCGTGCAAGCATGATTTATCCTCTACAATGGGACAACGGCGAGATATTAAGCTGTGCTTTCGCTAGTGAGCGAGTCAATGGCAAAAAGAAACTGGTATACCTGAACATTCATGAAAGGCAGGAAAATGGATTCTATATTATCAAGAATCGTATGTTTGAGAGGAACGGAAACAATCTAACCGCCGTGGAGCTCCCCGAAGGGTTAGTGGAGGAATACAACACGGGGAGTAGCGTCCCTTGGTTTCAGGTGATTACTCCAAACATTGTGAACAATGTGGATTTAGATTGTCCTATGGGTGTTTCTGTTTACGCCAATGCAATAGATCAGCTTGAAGGCGTGGATTTGGTGTATGACAGTTACTTAAATGAATTCCGCTTAGGGAAAAAGCGTATTATCGTGCCCAATACCATGGCTAGAATGATGATTGAGGACAGCGGCACTGTGGGCCCTCTCTTCGATGATAATGACACAGAGTTTTATTCACTGGGTATCGAGGGAGAAGAGAATCAAAAGATACAGGAAATCAACATGGAAATCAGAGCTGATGCGCACGAAAAGGCAATCAGCAGAGCATTGAGCTTATTATCGGATAAGTGCGGACTAGGTGAAGACCGATATAAATTTGAGAATAGCGGTTTGAAAACAGCAACGGAAGTGGTTAGCGAAAAATCTGAGTTATATCAAAATCTCAGGAAGCATGAACTTATTCTTGAAGGGGCTTTGATTCATTTAGTTAAGGCCATTGCAACCATGCTTGGGTATCGGAATGAAATACAAGTAACGATTAACTTTGACGATAGCATTATTGAGGATACGGCTGCGGAGAAACAGCAGTTTCTACAGGAAATAAGGGATGGGATTCGGCAAAGGTGGGAATATCGAGTACGGTTCTTTGGTGAAACGGAGGAAGAGGCAAAGGTAAATGTTACAGATTCACAGAGCAACAATATGCTGATGGGGTTTGGTGATGAATAA
- a CDS encoding phage minor capsid protein, which translates to MLKPKYIEQLPENLIELYSQLEQDILADMARRLSTYDYYIPAAQWQRDKLIELGNFEDWIIKALASRTGMTQEEIKALMEEAGMKALKFDDRIYKAAGLNVPPISASPALLDVINTGIRKTNGLFENLTNTTAGTATKQLENALDRAYMQIISGAFDKETSVRNAIKDLARYGVGSITYPTGKIDSLETAVRRAVVTGVNQTALKLQEARAEQMGSDLVETTAHAGARPSHAEWQGKVFSLSGKSKKYPDFKSSTGYGTGAGLGGWNCRHSFYPYLEGSPRAYTNDELKGYNSKNVEYNRKKMTEYEASLQQRSIERNIRRWKREKKAMEAAGLPTEEASAKISKWQAAQRDFIDQTGLKRQYNREQIYTNGVVKSGKDSIIRLNKDAEEYLKTLDFSQMDRYKGKLSNRAVRKWYKHHDESILSSIDQQLPLEERARKACSLRIQYREQARQLMRDEVARKELQEKFPSRTFEQLVAHKKKKYGLSDEEAYQDILRSSQTTNKDFDEKAGV; encoded by the coding sequence ATGCTGAAACCAAAGTATATTGAACAGCTTCCCGAAAATCTAATTGAGCTGTACAGTCAGTTGGAGCAAGATATTCTTGCCGATATGGCAAGGCGCTTAAGTACTTATGATTATTACATACCTGCGGCACAATGGCAGCGAGATAAGCTAATTGAATTGGGTAATTTTGAGGACTGGATCATAAAAGCCTTAGCCAGCAGAACGGGCATGACTCAGGAAGAAATAAAAGCCCTAATGGAAGAAGCGGGCATGAAAGCCCTAAAGTTTGATGATAGAATTTATAAAGCTGCAGGGCTTAACGTTCCTCCCATTTCTGCCTCCCCTGCTTTGCTGGATGTGATTAACACTGGGATAAGAAAAACAAACGGACTGTTTGAGAATTTGACCAATACAACTGCCGGTACTGCAACAAAGCAATTAGAAAATGCCTTGGATCGGGCGTATATGCAGATTATAAGCGGTGCATTCGACAAGGAAACCAGTGTTAGAAATGCTATAAAGGACTTGGCTCGTTATGGTGTTGGATCCATTACATATCCCACAGGTAAGATAGACAGCTTGGAAACAGCAGTAAGACGAGCTGTTGTTACCGGAGTGAATCAGACGGCGTTAAAACTGCAAGAGGCAAGAGCGGAGCAAATGGGCAGTGACCTTGTGGAGACCACCGCCCACGCCGGTGCCAGACCTTCTCATGCGGAATGGCAGGGAAAAGTATTCAGCTTAAGCGGCAAGAGTAAAAAGTATCCTGATTTTAAAAGCTCCACGGGTTATGGAACAGGCGCAGGTCTTGGAGGATGGAACTGCCGACATAGCTTCTATCCGTACTTAGAGGGTTCTCCAAGAGCATACACGAATGATGAATTAAAGGGCTACAATTCAAAGAACGTGGAGTATAATAGGAAGAAAATGACGGAGTATGAAGCTTCACTGCAACAACGAAGCATTGAACGAAATATACGGCGTTGGAAGCGTGAGAAAAAAGCCATGGAAGCCGCTGGGCTACCCACAGAGGAGGCAAGTGCAAAAATATCTAAGTGGCAGGCGGCTCAAAGAGATTTCATTGACCAGACGGGACTAAAACGACAGTATAACAGGGAACAAATTTACACGAATGGTGTTGTAAAGTCAGGAAAAGATAGTATAATAAGATTAAATAAAGATGCTGAAGAATATCTTAAAACCCTTGATTTTTCGCAAATGGATAGGTACAAGGGAAAGCTTAGCAATAGAGCGGTTCGAAAGTGGTATAAACACCATGATGAAAGCATTTTGAGTTCTATTGACCAGCAGTTGCCTTTGGAAGAACGTGCACGTAAAGCTTGTAGTTTAAGAATTCAATATCGTGAGCAGGCCAGACAATTAATGCGTGATGAGGTTGCAAGGAAAGAGCTTCAGGAGAAATTTCCAAGCAGAACATTTGAACAATTGGTTGCGCATAAGAAAAAGAAGTATGGGTTATCTGATGAAGAAGCTTATCAGGACATTTTGAGAAGCAGTCAAACCACAAATAAGGACTTTGATGAAAAGGCGGGTGTTTGA
- a CDS encoding phage scaffolding protein produces MKRDFLEGMGLSKENVDSIMAENGKDIKAVQDELTTANTTITTLKNTVAKFDGVDIEKLKGDAATWEKKYNDDIHALKLNSALETALVGAKVRDAKAVKPFLNMELIKLDGDKLLGFEEQLKSVKETKGFLFEEDIKPAFKTGIKQSGTDGGNDKKEEANAALRAAFGKGE; encoded by the coding sequence ATGAAACGTGATTTTTTAGAGGGCATGGGGCTTTCAAAGGAAAATGTGGATAGTATCATGGCCGAAAATGGGAAAGACATCAAAGCAGTACAAGACGAGCTCACTACTGCAAACACAACAATTACAACCCTGAAAAACACTGTGGCCAAGTTTGATGGGGTTGATATTGAAAAGCTTAAGGGTGATGCTGCCACTTGGGAAAAGAAATACAACGATGATATTCATGCATTAAAACTCAATTCTGCACTGGAAACTGCTTTGGTTGGTGCAAAGGTAAGGGATGCAAAAGCTGTAAAGCCATTCTTAAACATGGAGCTGATTAAACTGGATGGTGACAAGCTTTTGGGATTCGAGGAGCAGTTAAAGAGCGTAAAAGAAACAAAAGGTTTTCTGTTTGAGGAGGATATAAAGCCTGCCTTTAAAACAGGTATCAAACAGTCAGGCACAGACGGTGGAAATGATAAAAAAGAAGAAGCGAACGCAGCATTAAGAGCTGCATTTGGAAAAGGAGAGTGA